Proteins from a single region of Bradyrhizobium diazoefficiens:
- a CDS encoding thioesterase family protein: protein MPETAASAPDVQPFRSSIMQIDPQWIDYNGHLNMAYYNVMFDRAIDQMWLRLGIGPTYMKERGGSTFTAECHVRYLREIHLGDPVQISVWLLEADNKRLHTFEELRHAAEGWLSATSENMSLHMDMKARRVAPFPPDIQQRIAEVTKAHSALPRPEGIGRRVAMPSKR from the coding sequence ATGCCGGAGACCGCCGCATCAGCGCCCGACGTCCAGCCGTTCCGCTCCTCGATCATGCAGATCGACCCGCAATGGATCGACTACAACGGCCATCTCAATATGGCCTACTACAACGTGATGTTCGACCGGGCGATCGACCAGATGTGGCTGCGGCTCGGGATTGGGCCCACCTACATGAAGGAGCGAGGCGGCTCGACCTTCACCGCAGAATGCCACGTGCGGTATCTGCGCGAGATTCATCTTGGCGATCCCGTGCAGATCTCGGTCTGGCTGCTGGAAGCCGACAACAAGCGGCTGCACACGTTCGAGGAGTTGCGGCACGCTGCCGAGGGGTGGCTGTCGGCGACCTCCGAGAACATGTCGCTGCACATGGACATGAAGGCGCGCCGCGTTGCGCCGTTTCCGCCCGACATCCAGCAGCGCATCGCCGAGGTCACCAAGGCCCACAGCGCCCTGCCGCGGCCCGAGGGCATCGGCCGACGCGTGGCAATGCCCTCGAAGCGGTAA
- a CDS encoding DUF1328 domain-containing protein, producing MLGWVVTFLVIALIAGILGFGGIAGASVEIAKIIFFIAVVLFLVSAVVGLARGRTRI from the coding sequence ATGCTTGGCTGGGTTGTGACGTTTCTGGTTATCGCACTGATCGCCGGCATCCTGGGTTTCGGCGGCATCGCCGGCGCCTCGGTCGAAATCGCCAAGATCATCTTCTTCATCGCGGTCGTGCTGTTCCTGGTCTCGGCGGTGGTGGGCCTCGCCCGCGGCCGCACCAGGATTTAG
- a CDS encoding UvrD-helicase domain-containing protein, whose product MIRMTEPSKITSPSVPDHQPAAGGIAARARASVGPKYLSGLNPEQREAVETLDGPVLVLAGAGTGKTRVLTTRIAHILSQGRARPAEILSVTFTNKAAREMKHRLGQMLGHAVEGMPWLGTFHSIGGRILRVHAELAQLKSNFTVLDVDDQVRLLKQLLQAENIDDKRWPARMLAGLIDGWKNRGLTPSQVPSGEAAVFANGKGGKLYASYQERLKILNAADFGDLLLENIRIFREHPDILRQYQLRFKFILVDEYQDTNVAQYLWLRLLSQAPSSFASPRLRGEADAQSAAGKGDSPRVALAEAAPHPDPLPVKDGERERTKNICCVGDDDQSIYGWRGAEVDNILRFDHDFPGAKVIRLERNYRSTGHILAAASHLIAHNEGRLGKTLRTEDQDGEKVTVTGSWDSEEEARGIGEEIEQLQRQGEKLNEIAILVRASYQMREFEDRFVTLGLPYRVIGGPRFYERAEIRDALAYLRVINSPADDLAFERIVNVPKRGLGDATVQMLHDHARKRRIPLFEAARAVVETDELKPKARGSLRDVVAQFDRWRAQREVTAHTDLAQIVLDESGYTEMWQKDRSADAAGRLENLKELVRSMEEFENLQGFLEHISLVMDRDGGAEDDAVSLMTLHSAKGLEFDNVFLPGWEEGLFPSQRTLDEQGRAGLEEERRLGHVGLTRARRRAKIYFATNRRIHGTWSTTIPSRFLDELPAANVEITESKGGSAWGGTGGYGASRFDDMEAFGSSYTTPGWQRAQANRNRGGGRGGFEEEASTFSSSSSSGPDFGSFSSRRRGPMTIEGELVAKSTGTMSEFSLSDRVFHQKFGYGRVTRIDGNKLTIAFDKAGEKKVVDSFVQRA is encoded by the coding sequence ATGATTCGCATGACCGAGCCGAGCAAGATCACCTCTCCGAGCGTACCCGACCACCAGCCTGCAGCCGGCGGCATCGCCGCGCGTGCGCGCGCCTCTGTGGGCCCGAAATATCTGTCCGGGCTCAATCCGGAGCAGCGCGAGGCGGTGGAGACGCTGGACGGCCCGGTGCTGGTGCTGGCCGGCGCCGGCACCGGCAAGACCCGCGTGCTGACCACGCGCATCGCCCACATCCTGAGCCAGGGCCGCGCCCGTCCCGCCGAGATCCTGTCGGTGACCTTCACCAACAAGGCCGCGCGCGAGATGAAGCATCGGCTCGGCCAGATGCTCGGCCACGCCGTCGAGGGCATGCCGTGGCTCGGCACCTTCCACTCCATCGGCGGCCGCATCCTGCGCGTTCATGCCGAGCTGGCGCAGTTAAAGTCGAATTTCACCGTGCTCGATGTCGACGACCAGGTGCGGCTTTTGAAGCAGCTGCTGCAGGCCGAGAATATCGACGACAAGCGCTGGCCGGCGCGAATGCTGGCCGGCCTGATCGACGGCTGGAAGAACCGCGGCCTGACGCCGTCGCAGGTGCCGTCAGGCGAAGCCGCCGTCTTCGCCAACGGCAAGGGCGGCAAGCTCTATGCGAGCTATCAGGAGCGGCTGAAGATCCTGAACGCCGCCGATTTCGGCGATCTCTTGCTGGAGAACATCCGCATCTTCCGCGAGCACCCGGATATCCTGCGGCAGTACCAGTTGCGCTTCAAATTCATCCTGGTCGACGAATATCAGGACACCAACGTCGCGCAATATCTGTGGCTGCGGCTGCTGTCGCAGGCGCCTTCTTCCTTCGCCTCTCCCCGCTTGCGGGGAGAGGCCGACGCGCAAAGCGCGGCGGGTAAGGGGGACTCTCCACGAGTCGCGCTCGCGGAGGCAGCCCCTCACCCCGACCCTCTCCCCGTGAAGGACGGGGAGAGGGAGAGGACCAAAAACATCTGCTGCGTCGGCGACGACGACCAGTCGATCTATGGCTGGCGCGGCGCCGAGGTCGACAACATCCTGCGCTTCGACCACGATTTTCCCGGCGCCAAGGTCATCCGCCTCGAGCGCAACTACCGCTCGACCGGCCACATCCTCGCCGCCGCCTCGCACCTGATCGCGCACAACGAAGGCCGACTCGGCAAGACGCTACGCACCGAGGACCAGGACGGCGAGAAGGTCACGGTGACAGGCTCGTGGGATTCCGAAGAGGAAGCCCGCGGCATCGGCGAGGAGATCGAGCAGCTCCAGCGGCAGGGCGAGAAGCTCAACGAGATCGCCATTCTCGTGCGCGCCTCCTACCAGATGCGCGAATTCGAAGACCGTTTCGTCACGCTCGGCCTGCCCTATCGCGTCATCGGCGGCCCGCGCTTTTACGAGCGCGCCGAAATCCGCGATGCGCTGGCTTACTTACGTGTCATCAATTCGCCGGCCGACGACCTCGCCTTCGAGCGCATCGTCAACGTGCCCAAGCGCGGGCTTGGCGATGCCACCGTGCAGATGCTGCACGACCATGCCCGCAAGCGCCGCATTCCGCTGTTCGAGGCGGCGCGCGCGGTGGTCGAGACCGACGAGCTGAAGCCGAAGGCGCGCGGAAGTCTGCGCGACGTCGTCGCCCAGTTCGACCGCTGGCGCGCCCAGCGGGAGGTCACCGCGCACACGGATCTCGCCCAGATCGTGCTCGACGAGAGCGGCTACACCGAGATGTGGCAGAAGGACCGCTCGGCCGACGCCGCGGGCCGGCTGGAGAACCTGAAAGAGCTGGTGCGCTCGATGGAGGAGTTCGAGAACCTGCAGGGTTTTTTGGAGCACATCTCGCTGGTGATGGACCGCGACGGCGGCGCCGAGGACGACGCGGTGTCGCTGATGACGCTGCACTCGGCCAAGGGTCTCGAATTCGACAACGTGTTCCTGCCCGGCTGGGAGGAAGGCCTGTTCCCGAGCCAGCGCACGCTGGACGAGCAGGGCCGCGCCGGTTTGGAAGAAGAGCGCCGGCTCGGCCATGTCGGCCTCACGCGTGCGAGACGGCGCGCGAAAATCTATTTTGCGACCAACCGCCGGATCCACGGCACCTGGTCGACCACAATCCCGTCGCGCTTCCTCGACGAATTGCCGGCGGCCAATGTCGAGATCACGGAATCCAAGGGCGGCTCGGCCTGGGGCGGTACCGGCGGCTACGGCGCCTCGCGCTTCGACGATATGGAGGCTTTCGGGTCGAGTTACACGACGCCGGGCTGGCAGCGCGCCCAGGCGAACCGCAATCGTGGCGGCGGGCGCGGCGGCTTCGAGGAAGAAGCCTCCACATTCTCATCCTCCTCGTCATCCGGCCCCGATTTCGGCAGCTTCTCCTCGCGCCGCCGCGGGCCAATGACGATCGAAGGCGAGCTGGTCGCCAAATCGACCGGCACGATGTCGGAATTCTCGCTCTCCGACCGCGTCTTCCACCAGAAGTTCGGCTACGGCCGCGTCACCAGGATTGACGGCAACAAGCTCACCATCGCCTTCGACAAGGCCGGCGAGAAGAAGGTCGTGGACAGCTTCGTGCAGCGGGCGTGA
- a CDS encoding type II toxin-antitoxin system HicB family antitoxin, whose protein sequence is MPQYVAIIEDAGPDDAVGVWFPDLPGCISGGDDIDEALENAPEAFEFYAQELIADGRQLPRPRTLDELKADPEFTDDLRNHTAVLIEWPPLADATD, encoded by the coding sequence ATGCCTCAGTACGTTGCCATCATCGAGGATGCCGGCCCGGACGACGCGGTTGGCGTATGGTTTCCGGACCTGCCCGGTTGCATCTCCGGTGGTGACGACATCGACGAGGCCCTGGAGAATGCGCCCGAGGCATTCGAATTCTATGCACAGGAGCTGATCGCGGATGGCCGTCAGCTTCCCCGGCCGAGGACGCTGGACGAGCTCAAGGCCGATCCGGAATTTACCGACGACCTCCGGAACCATACGGCTGTCCTGATCGAATGGCCGCCCCTCGCCGACGCGACGGACTGA
- a CDS encoding OmpA family protein produces MRAIGHVTAAIGIALGLALLASVAGAQTAPTRDDIVGKLNHFEEAAEVDVPALKQQVMERARARIKNDPGPVNRPLIAPDLAKLPAFNAQIQFDADTPIIQPESYQTVGRIADALLHASLLPYTFLIVGHVESNSKTREANAILSQRRADAIRDVLVNTFKISTKRLQPIGLGEEQFLDRAKPTSAVNGQLQILTFAKVPEDAPARPAAAPAPAAKKPARKH; encoded by the coding sequence ATGCGCGCAATCGGGCACGTCACCGCCGCGATCGGTATTGCATTGGGGTTGGCTTTGCTCGCCAGCGTGGCGGGCGCGCAGACGGCGCCGACCCGTGACGATATCGTCGGCAAGCTCAACCATTTCGAGGAGGCCGCCGAGGTCGACGTCCCCGCGCTGAAGCAGCAGGTGATGGAGCGCGCCAGGGCCAGGATCAAGAACGATCCGGGTCCGGTGAACCGGCCGCTGATCGCGCCTGATCTCGCCAAGCTGCCGGCCTTCAACGCCCAGATCCAGTTCGACGCCGACACGCCGATCATCCAGCCGGAGTCTTACCAGACCGTCGGCCGGATCGCCGACGCACTGCTTCACGCTTCGCTGCTGCCCTACACGTTCCTGATCGTCGGCCACGTCGAATCCAATTCGAAAACGCGGGAGGCCAACGCCATCCTGAGCCAGCGCCGGGCGGACGCGATCCGCGATGTGCTGGTGAATACGTTCAAGATTTCGACCAAGCGGCTCCAGCCGATCGGCCTCGGCGAGGAGCAGTTCCTCGACCGCGCCAAGCCGACCTCGGCAGTCAATGGCCAGTTGCAGATCCTGACCTTTGCCAAAGTGCCCGAGGATGCACCGGCGCGCCCCGCAGCAGCGCCCGCACCTGCGGCGAAAAAGCCCGCCAGGAAGCATTGA
- a CDS encoding Mpo1-like protein, translating to MAGYFQRQLADYVEYHRDPWNCAMHVVGILLLFTGATLPLTRLAFPMFGVEVSLAVILALPVLVYWLMLDAGVGLGILVCMIVLLSVATAIGNQVSTAMMWSIFAVLIVLGVASQIVGHRVFEERQPSMVDHPTHFLLGPMFVMAKLFIALGFRRDLAAILAPLPTNSLSTR from the coding sequence ATGGCTGGCTATTTTCAACGCCAACTAGCCGATTATGTCGAATACCATCGCGATCCCTGGAATTGCGCGATGCATGTGGTCGGCATTCTCCTGCTCTTCACCGGCGCAACGCTGCCGCTGACGCGGCTCGCTTTTCCGATGTTCGGGGTCGAGGTGAGCCTAGCGGTGATTTTGGCGCTGCCCGTCCTGGTATACTGGCTGATGCTGGACGCCGGAGTCGGGCTCGGCATCCTCGTGTGCATGATTGTGCTGCTTTCGGTTGCAACCGCGATCGGCAATCAGGTCTCGACCGCCATGATGTGGTCGATTTTTGCGGTGCTGATCGTGCTCGGCGTCGCATCGCAGATCGTCGGCCACAGGGTGTTCGAGGAGCGGCAGCCGTCGATGGTCGACCACCCCACGCATTTCCTGCTTGGACCGATGTTTGTCATGGCAAAATTATTCATTGCACTGGGTTTTCGTCGCGACCTTGCCGCGATTCTCGCGCCTCTTCCGACCAATTCCCTTTCAACCCGATAG
- a CDS encoding NAD-dependent epimerase/dehydratase family protein codes for MTPVLVTGGSGFIGQHLVEALRARGQRVRVFDVRPPATANADVEYVRGSVLDSATVDAALSGIDQVYHLAGLPGMWVANKQDFHDVNFRGTEVVLGAAMKRGVSRFLHCSTESILFPYANLNGVAAEEALQPADAMPGAYTRSKSLAEHHAAKAAAAGFPLVIGTPTMPIGAADHNLTPPTAMLWYFLQKKVQPHLDFLVNLVDVRDVAMGLVLTMERGRIGQRYILGGDCVRLGQILRMMSAMSGRRQFPIVVPGKIAELSAIMLESISNHITRRPPNGTAEGVRIALAASDLSISKARTELGYAPRPIEPVLRETITHLLARGGQQSSGTIEHHALSSRAS; via the coding sequence ATGACTCCAGTACTGGTTACCGGTGGCAGCGGTTTCATCGGACAGCATCTTGTCGAAGCGCTCCGCGCCCGTGGGCAGCGGGTACGCGTGTTCGACGTCCGGCCCCCGGCCACGGCGAACGCCGACGTCGAGTATGTGCGCGGCTCGGTGCTGGACAGTGCCACGGTCGATGCTGCGCTTTCGGGTATAGATCAGGTCTATCACCTCGCCGGCCTGCCCGGGATGTGGGTCGCCAACAAGCAGGATTTTCACGACGTCAATTTCCGCGGCACCGAGGTCGTGCTTGGGGCTGCGATGAAGCGTGGTGTGTCGCGCTTCCTGCACTGCTCGACGGAATCGATCCTGTTCCCCTACGCCAACCTCAACGGTGTCGCCGCCGAGGAGGCGCTGCAGCCGGCCGACGCGATGCCCGGCGCCTATACGCGATCGAAATCGCTCGCCGAGCATCACGCCGCCAAGGCCGCGGCCGCGGGCTTCCCGCTCGTCATCGGCACGCCGACCATGCCGATCGGTGCGGCCGACCACAATCTGACGCCGCCAACTGCGATGCTGTGGTACTTCCTGCAGAAGAAGGTGCAGCCGCATCTCGACTTCCTGGTCAACCTGGTCGACGTTCGTGACGTCGCCATGGGCCTGGTGCTGACGATGGAGCGCGGCCGCATCGGACAGCGCTATATCCTGGGCGGCGATTGCGTCAGGCTCGGCCAGATCCTGCGGATGATGTCGGCGATGAGCGGCCGGCGGCAGTTTCCGATCGTCGTTCCCGGCAAGATTGCCGAGCTCTCCGCCATCATGCTCGAATCGATCTCCAATCACATCACGCGCCGTCCGCCGAACGGCACCGCCGAGGGCGTGCGCATCGCGCTCGCCGCGAGCGACCTCTCGATCAGCAAGGCGCGCACCGAGCTCGGCTATGCCCCGCGCCCGATCGAGCCGGTGCTGCGCGAAACCATCACCCATCTGCTCGCCCGCGGCGGTCAGCAGTCCTCCGGCACCATCGAGCATCACGCGCTCTCGTCGCGCGCGAGCTGA
- a CDS encoding isoprenylcysteine carboxylmethyltransferase family protein, with protein sequence MSFDFSKLLSVAWGGWTTTWPTQLLALIWLAWLASWVGASFWQGRTQKQVMTLESGRYRIPILVGGILFTPWTAEILGEKPLWVFSNTAVYGAALIVLAGISFTWWGRLHLGKFWSNTITHKEDHRVVDTGPYGIVRHPIYTGLIAGMLVTGIAVGTVTAMLGAILISLGMWQKGRMEEVFLSKELGEDAYGAYCRRVPMIVPFLSPR encoded by the coding sequence ATGTCCTTCGATTTCAGCAAGCTTCTCTCCGTCGCCTGGGGCGGCTGGACCACCACCTGGCCGACACAACTGCTCGCCCTGATCTGGCTCGCCTGGCTTGCCAGCTGGGTCGGCGCCTCGTTCTGGCAAGGCCGCACCCAGAAGCAGGTGATGACGCTGGAGTCCGGCCGTTATCGCATCCCGATCCTGGTCGGCGGGATCCTGTTCACGCCGTGGACCGCCGAGATCCTTGGCGAGAAGCCGCTCTGGGTATTCAGCAATACGGCTGTCTATGGCGCCGCGCTGATCGTGCTCGCCGGCATCTCGTTCACCTGGTGGGGCCGGCTGCATCTCGGAAAGTTCTGGTCCAACACGATCACGCACAAGGAAGACCACCGCGTCGTCGACACCGGCCCGTACGGCATCGTGCGTCATCCGATCTACACCGGGCTGATCGCTGGCATGCTGGTGACCGGCATCGCCGTCGGCACCGTCACGGCGATGCTCGGCGCCATCCTGATCTCGCTCGGCATGTGGCAGAAGGGCCGGATGGAAGAGGTGTTCTTGTCGAAAGAGCTCGGCGAGGACGCCTACGGCGCCTATTGCCGCCGCGTGCCGATGATCGTTCCGTTCCTGTCGCCGCGATGA
- a CDS encoding sorbosone dehydrogenase family protein, with protein MTFSSIFAQFVALLGGIALQWRKLSGTEPAPAWGQAPAIPEAKPQGAIPTLKMPSARGWSEGQKPTVAPGLKANAFATGLDHPRWIEVLPNGDVLIAEATQIAGPPRSVFHYAMQATMRRAAALGVSANRITLLRDKDGDGVAEHRGAFMENLNQPFGMALVGDTFYVGNTDGVMAFPYVAGADNITAPGKRLTHFKPSGHWTRSLLASPDGKKLYAGVGSLSNIAEMGMEVEQGRAAVYELDLVAGTHRIFAAGLRNPVGLAWEPTTGVLWTVVNERDGLGDETPPDYLTSVRDGGFYGWPYCYWGKTVDDRVPQDPAMVAKALTPDYALGGHTASLGLCWMPTGTLPGFPDGMVIGQHGSWNRSTLSGYKLVFVPFEHGKPSGPGRDILSGFLSPDEKESYGRPVGVVIGPDKKSLLMADDVGNVIWRVTGA; from the coding sequence ATGACTTTTTCCAGCATCTTTGCGCAGTTCGTTGCATTGCTCGGCGGGATTGCGCTGCAATGGCGAAAACTGTCTGGCACCGAGCCGGCGCCCGCCTGGGGCCAGGCGCCGGCCATTCCCGAGGCGAAGCCGCAAGGCGCCATCCCGACCTTGAAGATGCCAAGCGCGCGCGGCTGGAGCGAAGGCCAGAAGCCGACGGTCGCGCCCGGGCTCAAGGCCAACGCGTTTGCGACCGGTCTCGATCATCCGCGCTGGATCGAGGTGCTGCCCAATGGCGACGTGCTGATTGCGGAGGCAACGCAGATCGCAGGACCCCCGCGCAGCGTGTTCCACTATGCGATGCAGGCGACGATGCGGCGCGCCGCGGCGCTCGGCGTGTCCGCCAACCGCATCACGCTCCTGCGCGACAAGGACGGCGACGGCGTTGCCGAACATCGCGGCGCCTTCATGGAGAATCTCAACCAGCCATTCGGCATGGCACTGGTCGGCGACACCTTCTATGTCGGCAATACTGACGGCGTGATGGCCTTCCCCTATGTCGCGGGCGCAGACAACATCACCGCGCCGGGCAAGCGGCTCACCCATTTCAAGCCGAGCGGCCACTGGACGCGCAGCCTGCTCGCAAGCCCCGACGGCAAGAAGCTCTATGCCGGCGTCGGCTCGCTCAGCAACATCGCCGAAATGGGCATGGAGGTCGAGCAAGGCCGCGCCGCGGTCTACGAGCTCGATCTCGTTGCCGGCACGCATCGCATTTTTGCCGCGGGCCTCCGCAATCCTGTCGGTCTGGCCTGGGAGCCGACGACGGGCGTGCTCTGGACCGTCGTCAACGAGCGCGACGGGCTCGGCGACGAGACGCCGCCAGACTATCTGACCTCGGTGCGCGATGGCGGCTTCTATGGCTGGCCCTATTGCTATTGGGGCAAGACCGTTGACGACCGCGTGCCGCAGGATCCGGCGATGGTCGCCAAGGCGCTGACGCCGGACTACGCGCTCGGGGGCCACACCGCTTCACTCGGCCTGTGCTGGATGCCCACAGGCACGCTGCCCGGTTTCCCCGACGGCATGGTGATCGGCCAGCACGGCTCGTGGAATCGCAGCACGCTGTCCGGCTACAAGCTGGTGTTCGTCCCGTTCGAGCACGGAAAACCGTCCGGCCCCGGTCGCGACATCCTGTCGGGCTTCCTGTCGCCCGACGAAAAGGAATCCTACGGCCGTCCGGTCGGCGTCGTGATCGGCCCCGACAAGAAATCGCTGCTGATGGCCGACGACGTCGGCAACGTGATCTGGCGCGTGACGGGCGCGTAA
- a CDS encoding aspartate dehydrogenase encodes MIEHMASSDLRVAVAGLGSIGTKIATALDQGIEGLTLSAVAVRDPAKHQAFLGSLLHPPSVLPIDQLGDAADIVVECAPSSQLRAIVEPALKRGRSAVVVSVGALLDNYDLVDLARTKGGRILVPTGALIGLDAVNAAALGTIHSVKMVTRKPIDGLKGAPFVVENNINIDNLREPLKLFEGSAREAAKGFPANVNVAVALSLAGIGPDRTQMQVWADPTVTRNVHRIEVEADSARFSMAIENIPSENPKTGMITALSVIALLRKQRATLCVGT; translated from the coding sequence ATGATCGAACATATGGCTTCGAGCGATTTGCGGGTGGCCGTCGCGGGATTGGGATCAATCGGCACCAAGATCGCCACCGCGCTCGATCAGGGTATCGAGGGACTGACGCTGTCGGCCGTCGCGGTGCGTGATCCAGCAAAGCATCAGGCGTTTCTCGGCAGCCTCCTTCATCCGCCATCCGTATTGCCAATCGACCAGCTCGGCGACGCCGCCGACATCGTGGTCGAGTGTGCGCCGAGCAGCCAGTTGCGGGCGATCGTCGAGCCCGCGTTGAAGCGCGGCAGGTCCGCGGTCGTCGTCAGCGTCGGCGCGCTGCTCGACAATTATGATCTGGTCGATCTCGCCCGTACCAAGGGCGGTCGCATCCTCGTGCCGACCGGCGCGCTGATCGGGCTCGATGCGGTCAACGCCGCCGCGCTCGGCACCATTCATTCGGTGAAGATGGTCACGCGCAAGCCGATCGACGGGCTGAAGGGCGCACCGTTCGTCGTCGAGAACAACATCAACATCGACAATCTGCGCGAGCCGCTCAAGCTGTTCGAGGGCAGCGCGCGTGAAGCGGCGAAGGGCTTTCCCGCCAACGTCAATGTCGCCGTTGCGCTGTCGCTGGCGGGCATCGGCCCCGATCGCACCCAGATGCAGGTCTGGGCCGACCCCACCGTGACGCGCAATGTTCATCGCATCGAGGTCGAAGCGGATTCGGCGCGGTTCTCGATGGCCATCGAGAACATCCCGTCCGAAAACCCCAAGACCGGGATGATCACCGCATTGTCCGTGATCGCGCTGCTGCGCAAGCAGCGCGCCACGTTGTGTGTGGGCACCTAA